From Desmodus rotundus isolate HL8 chromosome 12, HLdesRot8A.1, whole genome shotgun sequence, one genomic window encodes:
- the CTSE gene encoding cathepsin E produces the protein MKTLVLLLLVLLDLGQAHGALHSDPEDGAGSELVFGGYDHSHFSGSLNWVPVTKQGYWQIALDTIQVGSAVMFCSERCQAIRDLLMDTGTSLLTGPSGDIKHLQKAIGAEPKDGDYAVECDNLNVMPDVIFTINGVPYILQPTAYTLVDFVDGMELCLSGFQGLDMQPPPGPLWILGDVFIRQFYSVFDRGNNRVGLARAVP, from the exons ATGAAAACGCTTGTCCTTTTGCTGCTGGTGCTCCTGGACCTGGGGCAGGCCCACGGGGCACTGCACAG tgACCCAGAAGATGGAGCAGGGAGCGAGCTGGTTTTTGGAGGCTACGACCACTCCCACTTCTCAGGGAGTCTGAATTGGGTCCCAGTCACCAAGCAAGGCTACTGGCAGATCGCACTGGACAC AATCCAGGTTGGGAGCGCTGTGATGTTCTGCTCAGAACGCTGCCAGGCCATCAGGGACCTCCTGATGGACACAGGGACCTCCCTCCTCACAGGCCCCTCAGGTGACATCAAGCATCTGCAGAAGGCCATTGGGGCAGAGCCCAAGGATGGAGAT TATGCTGTGGAGTGTGACAATCTCAATGTCATGCCGGATGTCATCTTCACCATCAATGGAGTCCCCTACATTCTTCAACCAACTGCCTACACCCTGGTG GACTTCGTAGATGGGATGGAGCTCTGCCTCAGTGGCTTTCAAGGTCTGGACATGCAGCCTCCACCTGGGCCCCTCTGGATCCTGGGCGACGTCTTCATTAGACAGTTTTACTCTGTCTTTGACCGTGGGAATAACCGTGTGGGGCTGGCCCGAGCCGTTCCCTAA